One window of Candidatus Mycobacterium wuenschmannii genomic DNA carries:
- a CDS encoding adenylate/guanylate cyclase domain-containing protein, which yields MELGPEPVSGEPEQTVTTPDPPAERQRSPLHGAAHWLRSTNQSPSLIAAVRRARRGLPGDPDFGDPLSTAGHGGPRAAARAAGRLLGERGGASREVSLGALQVWQAVTEAVKRRPVNEEVTIVFTDLVGFSNWSLHAGDDATLKLLRRVARAIEPPLLDAGGHIVKRMGDGTMAVFADPRVAVAAVLEAKRALRTVDIDGYTPRMRVGIHTGRPQRLAADWLGVDVNVAARVMERATRGGVMISGTTLNQLAADDLVTLGVSAKRVHWPVFTSKPAGLPADLAIYRLKSSRETVSDLSAIDNPDEDGSQA from the coding sequence GTGGAACTCGGGCCCGAACCGGTGTCCGGCGAGCCCGAGCAAACGGTGACGACGCCGGATCCACCCGCAGAACGTCAGCGCTCGCCGCTGCATGGGGCGGCGCACTGGTTGCGCAGCACCAACCAAAGCCCCAGCCTGATCGCAGCCGTCCGGCGGGCCCGGCGCGGCCTGCCCGGCGATCCCGATTTCGGCGACCCGCTCTCCACCGCCGGCCACGGCGGGCCGCGCGCCGCGGCAAGGGCCGCGGGTCGCCTGCTCGGTGAGCGCGGCGGCGCATCCCGCGAAGTCAGCCTGGGCGCATTGCAGGTCTGGCAGGCGGTCACCGAGGCGGTCAAACGCCGCCCGGTCAACGAAGAGGTGACGATCGTCTTCACCGACCTGGTGGGCTTCTCCAACTGGTCCCTGCACGCCGGGGACGACGCGACGTTGAAGTTGTTGCGCCGCGTCGCGCGCGCCATCGAACCGCCGCTGCTCGATGCGGGCGGCCACATCGTCAAACGCATGGGTGACGGCACGATGGCGGTCTTCGCGGACCCGCGCGTCGCGGTGGCCGCCGTTCTCGAGGCCAAGCGCGCGCTCAGGACCGTCGACATCGACGGCTACACGCCGCGGATGCGAGTCGGCATCCACACCGGGCGGCCGCAGCGACTGGCGGCCGACTGGCTCGGTGTCGACGTGAACGTCGCGGCCCGGGTGATGGAACGGGCCACCCGCGGCGGGGTGATGATCTCGGGCACGACCCTGAACCAACTCGCGGCCGACGACTTGGTCACACTCGGGGTCTCCGCCAAGCGGGTGCACTGGCCCGTATTTACCAGCAAACCCGCAGGTCTACCTGCTGATCTCGCCATCTATCGACTCAAGTCGTCCCGAGAAACTGTTAGCGACTTATCAGCAATAGACAATCCGGATGAGGACGGGTCGCAGGCATAG
- a CDS encoding rhomboid-like protein, translated as MILRILSRLLRVRMTLAYAAVLIGVSLALAELRPRARAHVIAQASTNLHNLAHGHLATLLDSAFITDAGPLYFWLPCFVCLLALAELIWRSGRLALVFVTGHIGATLLVAIGLTAAIEFHWLPLSVSRASDVGVSYGAVAVLGALTSAIPRRLRPAWIGFWVPVGLAAALLGEDFTDVGHAVALMLGMLVATRLDGPARWTKVRCALLAVSAVFGFFLLAHGAWSTVGAAIVGVLGAVVAEVLTRSRATRRRPAAELAPEPATTC; from the coding sequence ATGATATTGCGGATATTGTCGCGGCTTCTACGTGTGCGGATGACGCTCGCCTATGCGGCAGTGCTGATCGGGGTCAGCCTGGCGCTCGCCGAGCTGCGCCCACGCGCGCGTGCGCACGTCATCGCGCAGGCCAGCACGAATCTGCACAACCTGGCGCACGGCCATCTGGCAACGCTGCTGGACAGCGCGTTCATCACCGACGCCGGGCCGTTGTATTTCTGGCTGCCGTGCTTTGTCTGCCTGCTGGCGCTGGCCGAGTTGATTTGGCGCAGCGGCCGGTTGGCTCTCGTGTTCGTCACCGGTCACATCGGTGCGACGCTGCTGGTCGCGATCGGCCTCACCGCGGCGATCGAATTCCACTGGCTGCCGCTGTCGGTGTCGCGGGCCAGCGACGTCGGGGTCAGTTACGGCGCGGTCGCCGTGCTGGGCGCGCTGACGTCGGCCATCCCGCGCCGCCTGCGGCCGGCCTGGATCGGCTTCTGGGTTCCGGTGGGTCTCGCCGCGGCCCTGCTGGGCGAGGACTTCACCGACGTCGGCCATGCCGTCGCCCTGATGCTGGGCATGCTTGTCGCCACCCGGCTGGACGGGCCGGCGCGCTGGACTAAGGTCCGGTGCGCGCTGCTGGCCGTATCGGCGGTGTTCGGTTTCTTCCTGCTGGCGCACGGCGCGTGGTCGACGGTCGGTGCGGCAATCGTCGGCGTTCTGGGGGCGGTGGTGGCAGAGGTGCTGACCCGGTCGCGTGCGACACGGCGACGGCCGGCTGCCGAGCTTGCGCCGGAGCCGGCGACCACCTGCTGA